The proteins below come from a single Deltaproteobacteria bacterium genomic window:
- a CDS encoding uracil-DNA glycosylase, producing the protein MTDRDPADELRALVTGFRAHLAWRARTGAWSAPAGPAPRRHRPDAGGDGAPADAPAPAGLGDAAAPAAAPAGTDRAARLAAVRAELGDCTRCKLHAGRRTIVFGVGDPNAPLMFVGEGPGAEEDRRGEPFVGPAGQLLDKMIAAMGWTRSRVYIANVVKCRPPNNRDPEPDEIEACEPFLFGQIEAIDPKVIVTLGRPAAHLLLRTRAPISRLRGRWQSFRGRPVMPTFHPAFLLRSPDKKREAWQDLQQVIARLDELGIAPPHPPRTAR; encoded by the coding sequence ATGACCGACCGCGATCCGGCAGACGAACTGCGCGCCCTGGTCACCGGGTTTCGCGCGCACCTGGCGTGGCGCGCGCGGACCGGCGCGTGGTCGGCGCCGGCCGGGCCGGCGCCGCGGCGCCATCGGCCGGACGCCGGCGGCGACGGCGCGCCGGCGGATGCGCCGGCCCCCGCGGGGCTCGGCGACGCCGCGGCCCCGGCGGCGGCGCCCGCCGGGACCGACCGCGCCGCGCGCCTGGCGGCGGTGCGGGCCGAACTCGGCGACTGCACGCGCTGCAAGCTGCACGCGGGCCGGCGCACCATCGTGTTCGGCGTCGGCGATCCGAACGCGCCGCTGATGTTCGTCGGCGAGGGGCCGGGCGCCGAGGAAGACCGGCGCGGCGAGCCGTTCGTCGGCCCGGCCGGCCAGCTGCTCGACAAGATGATCGCCGCGATGGGGTGGACGCGCAGCCGCGTGTACATCGCGAACGTCGTCAAGTGTCGCCCGCCGAACAACCGCGACCCGGAGCCGGACGAGATCGAGGCGTGCGAGCCGTTCCTGTTCGGCCAGATCGAGGCGATCGATCCGAAGGTGATCGTCACGCTCGGGCGCCCGGCGGCGCACCTGCTGTTGCGCACGCGCGCACCGATCAGCCGCCTGCGCGGCCGCTGGCAGTCGTTCCGCGGCCGCCCGGTGATGCCGACGTTCCACCCGGCGTTCCTGCTGCGGTCGCCCGACAAGAAGCGCGAGGCGTGGCAGGACCTGCAGCAGGTGATCGCGCGTCTGGACGAACTCGGCATCGCGCCGCCGCACCCGCCGCGCACGGCGCGGTGA